A region from the bacterium genome encodes:
- a CDS encoding transcriptional regulator, producing MPEFDATLASPARLAVVAALIQGQPKSFMELRSETGLADGNLHVQTRHLAEAGFVEIRKSRQGRRAITTFRLTEEGLARFRRFVRLLQAVLDSESGEIRATPGGGPGAPERVW from the coding sequence ATGCCGGAGTTTGACGCCACCTTGGCCTCCCCGGCCCGCCTGGCCGTCGTTGCCGCCCTGATCCAGGGGCAGCCCAAGAGCTTCATGGAATTGAGAAGCGAGACGGGACTGGCCGACGGGAACCTGCACGTGCAGACGCGCCACCTGGCCGAGGCCGGCTTCGTGGAGATCCGCAAGTCCCGGCAGGGGCGGCGCGCGATCACCACCTTCCGGCTCACCGAGGAAGGCCTGGCCCGCTTCCGGCGCTTCGTGAGGTTGCTGCAAGCGGTCCTGGACTCGGAATCCGGCGAGATCCGGGCCACCCCCGGCGGCGGGCCGGGCGCCCCCGAGCGGGTCTGGTAG
- the deoC gene encoding deoxyribose-phosphate aldolase, protein MPRDLARYIDHTILKPDATREQVLALCAEARKFLFRSICVNACWTKTVSNALRGTPVLTCTVVGFPLGATLPEIKAAEARRAIRDGAREIDMVINIGALKGGDDDLVLNDIRAVVEACRDGGAVCKVIIETALLTDDEKRRACEAARRARAHFVKTSTGFAKGGATAEDVALMAAVVQGAGMEVKASGGIRSYADARRMIEAGATRIGASASVAIMEEAGVGAGGKS, encoded by the coding sequence ATCCCGCGCGACCTGGCCCGCTACATCGACCACACGATCCTGAAGCCCGACGCCACGCGCGAGCAGGTGCTGGCCCTGTGCGCCGAGGCGCGCAAGTTCCTGTTCCGCTCCATCTGCGTGAACGCCTGCTGGACCAAGACCGTGAGCAACGCCCTGCGCGGCACGCCGGTGTTGACCTGCACGGTCGTCGGCTTCCCGCTGGGGGCGACGCTGCCCGAGATCAAGGCGGCCGAGGCGCGCCGCGCCATCCGCGACGGGGCCCGCGAGATCGACATGGTCATCAACATCGGCGCGCTCAAGGGCGGCGACGACGACCTGGTGCTGAACGACATCCGCGCCGTGGTCGAGGCCTGCCGCGACGGCGGCGCCGTCTGCAAGGTCATCATCGAGACCGCGCTGTTGACCGACGACGAGAAGCGCCGCGCCTGCGAGGCCGCGCGCCGCGCCCGCGCGCATTTCGTGAAGACCTCGACCGGCTTCGCCAAGGGCGGGGCCACGGCCGAGGACGTCGCCCTGATGGCCGCGGTGGTCCAGGGCGCCGGCATGGAAGTCAAGGCGTCGGGCGGCATCCGCAGCTACGCGGACGCGCGCCGGATGATCGAGGCGGGCGCCACGCGCATCGGCGCCAGCGCCAGCGTGGCCATCATGGAGGAAGCCGGCGTCGGCGCCGGCGGCAAGTCGTAG